The Urbifossiella limnaea nucleotide sequence CGCCGGCCGCCCGCACGACGGCGCAGATCGCCGACGCCACGCAGGTGGGCCCGGCCTACCTCGCCAAAATCCTCCAGGGGCTGGCCCGGGCCGGGATCGTCACCACCCAGCGCGGCGTCGGCGGCGGCGTGTCCCTCGGCCGCGACCCCGCCGACCTCACCATCCTCGACGTGGTCAACGCCGTCGAGCCGATCGGCCGCTACACCTCCTGCCCGCTCGGGCTGCGGACGCACGGCGTCCGGCTGTGCCCGCTCCACCGGCGCGTGGACGACGCGATGGCGATGGTGGAGAAGGCGTTCGGCGAAACCACGCTCGCCGAGGTGCTGGCGGAGCCGAGCGAGAGCGTGCCGCTGTGCGAAGGCCCGCCGGTCGCGGACCGCCTGCCGGTCCGGAAGCGCTGACCGGCGAGACCCATGGACGACCTGCTCCCCTACCTGCTGGTCTGGCTGGCGGTCACCGTGCCCGGGGCGGTGGTCGGCTGGTTCGGCACGTTCCGCAAGGCCGGCCAGGCCGGGTGGAAGGCGCTCGTGCCGGCGTACAACGTCTTCGTCCTCGTCGTGGACGTGGCGAGACTCAGCCCGCTGTGGGCCGTGCTGCTCCTCATCCCCGGCGTCAACCTCGTCGCGGCACTGCTGGTGAACGTGGAAGTGGCCCGGCGGTTCGGCCGCAGCGAGTCGTTCGGCCTCGGCCTCGCCGTGTTCGGCTTCGTGTTCTACCCCGTGCTCGGCTTCGGCGCCGCCCGCTACCAGCGCTGACCGGTCGTGACGGTCCCGCGAGCCGTGCGCCCGCCACCTCGCCGCATCTTC carries:
- a CDS encoding RrF2 family transcriptional regulator, yielding MFSKTVEYALRAVVHLAHESPAARTTAQIADATQVGPAYLAKILQGLARAGIVTTQRGVGGGVSLGRDPADLTILDVVNAVEPIGRYTSCPLGLRTHGVRLCPLHRRVDDAMAMVEKAFGETTLAEVLAEPSESVPLCEGPPVADRLPVRKR
- a CDS encoding DUF5684 domain-containing protein, which produces MDDLLPYLLVWLAVTVPGAVVGWFGTFRKAGQAGWKALVPAYNVFVLVVDVARLSPLWAVLLLIPGVNLVAALLVNVEVARRFGRSESFGLGLAVFGFVFYPVLGFGAARYQR